The nucleotide sequence TTTACCGAAGGCAAAGAATTCCCCTTTTCTCCGCCCACTAATACCTTAAATCGTATGCAATCCGTGCCGATTTCATACCAGAGTTCAACAGGAGCCTCCACACCCAAACCTTTTGAATATTTTTCACCCTCTACCGTTATCGAATCGCCTCCAACAGCCCGGTTATTTACAGGTTTGCCTTGGAAATTACCATAATTCACCGGAACCATATCGGATAAATACACCGTATCCCCATTCCTGGTAATCAACCTGGCATCAGCCAATACTGCCCGGGTTTTCTTCCCTGAAGGATCATTTATAAGAATTCCCAATTTGCAGATTCTTCTTAAAGGAATATCAACGGACTGCTTCTGCTGTTTGTTATTGTTCAAAAACCTGCTTTTGTACAACGGGATAAGCACATCGTAATCAGCAGCTGTAACAGTACTGGCAATTCTTTCCGGTGCAAAAGCCCTTGCCTTGATAGATGCCTTCTTGATTATTCTGAAAGTACCCGTATATAAAGGAGATCGGAAGGTAGGTTCCGAACCGTCCAGAGTGAAATG is from Bacteroidota bacterium and encodes:
- a CDS encoding NPCBM/NEW2 domain-containing protein — translated: GIKSDVRWLTLTDKGGLGFAILGQPVFDAFAIKYPAHTGNNDLNDRFSIVLGYHTEKERIAGTFNHGDVPPVINYCFRFRPIDGRNDDVSGLMRETPYTDAVMISPRTYALKYTEPVSMTCTTKGAEIHFTLDGSEPTFRSPLYTGTFRIIKKASIKARAFAPERIASTVTAADYDVLIPLYKSRFLNNNKQQKQSVDIPLRRICKLGILINDPSGKKTRAVLADARLITRNGDTVYLSDMVPVNYGNFQGKPVNNRAVGGDSITVEGEKYSKGLGVEAPVELWYEIGTDCIRFKVLVGGEKGNSLPSVNILGIKAALKR